In Paenibacillus sp. FSL M7-0420, a single genomic region encodes these proteins:
- a CDS encoding stalk domain-containing protein codes for MKKILAATALALLLAGAAAASPIDTALSAPAPLSLIVDGQAVLPYAAPFHSGGILYVPARTLLEFYPMQLQWNNTLKQLTLSTSWDKTILTPGSASMQTDGGANETLDAPVLLKAGRVYIAAATLDSLTGAVTELKPGGSRVTVTPGDLSTTVRVPAEPLAVAGNNSKVKLYAALKDGNTYKGFILEVNGKKQHFNWTVPRDYSHPPQLFYADVDSDGKPEATVVFTLGTGTSLVAQEVHVVKPEQGKELSVPAADKAASAVVSSSISLDKDDVLLKLELTGSAPSKLTLRLPDRAEDGLKYFGSKAAIGAVTYYKVENNKLLADTSLMVGMTESVGTLKLEYKSGKTGMELGSIAFEPHERGEAIVEK; via the coding sequence ATGAAAAAAATTCTCGCTGCTACTGCCCTTGCCCTGCTCCTCGCTGGCGCTGCTGCGGCATCACCTATAGATACAGCCCTTTCTGCTCCTGCACCGCTATCTCTTATTGTAGATGGACAAGCCGTCCTGCCCTATGCTGCGCCCTTCCATTCCGGCGGCATCTTGTATGTTCCGGCCCGCACGCTGCTGGAGTTCTATCCGATGCAGCTGCAATGGAACAACACCCTCAAGCAGCTTACTCTGTCCACAAGCTGGGACAAGACGATTCTTACGCCCGGCAGCGCTTCCATGCAAACGGATGGAGGCGCTAATGAAACGCTGGATGCGCCCGTACTGCTGAAGGCGGGGCGTGTATATATCGCAGCAGCTACGCTGGATTCCCTTACAGGAGCTGTCACGGAGCTCAAGCCTGGCGGAAGCCGGGTCACTGTTACCCCAGGCGATCTGAGCACCACGGTCAGGGTTCCCGCAGAGCCTCTTGCCGTTGCCGGCAATAACAGCAAGGTGAAGCTTTATGCTGCCTTGAAGGACGGCAATACCTACAAAGGCTTCATCCTTGAGGTTAACGGCAAGAAGCAACACTTCAACTGGACCGTACCCAGAGACTATTCGCACCCGCCTCAGCTCTTCTATGCCGATGTAGATTCGGACGGCAAACCGGAGGCTACGGTTGTGTTCACTCTGGGAACCGGAACCTCGCTGGTTGCACAGGAGGTTCATGTCGTGAAGCCGGAGCAGGGGAAGGAGCTCTCCGTGCCTGCTGCGGACAAGGCGGCTTCTGCTGTAGTATCCTCCAGTATTTCGCTCGATAAGGACGATGTCCTGCTGAAGCTTGAGCTTACAGGATCCGCGCCCTCCAAACTGACGCTGAGACTCCCGGACCGTGCTGAGGACGGCCTGAAGTATTTCGGCAGCAAAGCGGCCATTGGCGCAGTGACTTACTACAAAGTTGAGAATAACAAGCTGCTTGCAGATACCAGCTTAATGGTCGGCATGACCGAGAGTGTCGGTACCCTGAAGCTGGAATATAAGTCAGGCAAGACGGGGATGGAGCTGGGGTCTATTGCTTTTGAGCCGCATGAACGGGGTGAAGCCATTGTGGAGAAATAA